In Pseudoduganella albidiflava, a single window of DNA contains:
- the glnA gene encoding type I glutamate--ammonia ligase: protein MARTAEEVLQLVKDNEVKFVDFRFADTRGKEQHVTVPVSHFDIDKFESGHAFDGSSIAGWKGIEASDMILMPDPSTANIDPFFEETTLFMQCDVIEPSDGKGYDRDPRSIAKRAEAYLKSSGLGDTAYFGPEPEFFIFDSVKWKIDMSGAMVKIDSDEASWSTDKDIEGGNSGHRPTVKGGYFPVPPVDSFQDMRSEMCLILESMGIPVEVHHHEVAGAGQNEIGTKFSTLVERADWTQNMKYVIWNVAHSYGKTATFMPKPVVGDNGSGMHVHQSIWKDGKNLFAGDGYAGLSDFALYYIGGIIKHAKALNAITNPGTNSYKRLVPGYEAPVKLAYSARNRSASIRIPHVANPKGRRIETRFPDPLANPYLCFAALMMAGLDGVQNKIHPGEAASKDLYHLPPEEDALIPTVCASLEEALDHLNKDREFLTRGGVFTDSMIDAYIELKMTEVTRMRQTTHPVEFDMYYSL, encoded by the coding sequence ATGGCACGTACCGCCGAAGAAGTCCTGCAATTGGTCAAAGACAACGAAGTCAAGTTCGTCGACTTCCGTTTCGCCGATACCCGTGGTAAAGAGCAGCACGTGACCGTGCCTGTGTCCCACTTCGATATCGACAAGTTCGAAAGCGGCCATGCTTTCGACGGTTCTTCCATTGCAGGCTGGAAAGGCATCGAAGCATCCGACATGATCCTGATGCCGGACCCGAGCACCGCCAACATCGATCCGTTCTTCGAAGAAACCACGCTGTTCATGCAGTGCGACGTGATCGAACCGTCGGACGGCAAGGGCTACGACCGCGATCCGCGTTCGATCGCCAAGCGCGCCGAGGCGTACCTGAAATCGTCCGGCCTGGGCGACACCGCCTACTTCGGCCCGGAACCGGAATTCTTCATCTTCGACTCCGTGAAGTGGAAGATCGACATGTCCGGCGCGATGGTCAAGATCGACTCCGACGAAGCGTCGTGGTCGACCGACAAGGACATCGAAGGCGGCAACAGCGGCCACCGTCCGACCGTCAAGGGCGGCTACTTCCCGGTGCCTCCGGTCGATTCGTTCCAGGACATGCGCTCGGAAATGTGCCTGATCCTCGAATCGATGGGCATCCCGGTCGAAGTGCACCACCACGAAGTGGCCGGCGCCGGCCAGAATGAAATCGGCACCAAGTTCTCGACCCTGGTCGAGCGCGCCGACTGGACGCAGAACATGAAGTACGTGATCTGGAACGTGGCGCACAGCTACGGCAAGACCGCCACCTTCATGCCGAAGCCGGTCGTGGGCGACAACGGCTCGGGCATGCACGTGCACCAGTCGATCTGGAAAGACGGCAAGAACCTGTTCGCCGGCGACGGCTATGCCGGCCTGTCGGACTTCGCGCTGTACTACATCGGCGGCATCATCAAGCACGCCAAGGCGCTGAACGCGATCACCAACCCGGGCACCAACTCGTACAAGCGCCTGGTACCTGGCTACGAAGCACCGGTGAAGCTGGCCTACTCGGCACGCAACCGTTCCGCATCGATCCGCATCCCGCACGTGGCGAACCCGAAAGGCCGCCGCATCGAGACGCGCTTCCCGGATCCGCTGGCCAACCCGTACCTGTGCTTCGCCGCGCTGATGATGGCCGGCCTGGACGGCGTGCAGAACAAGATCCACCCGGGCGAAGCAGCGTCGAAAGACCTGTACCACCTGCCGCCGGAAGAAGACGCGCTGATCCCGACCGTCTGCGCATCGCTGGAAGAAGCGCTGGATCACCTGAACAAGGACCGCGAGTTCCTGACCCGCGGCGGCGTGTTCACCGATTCGATGATCGATGCCTACATCGAACTGAAGATGACGGAAGTGACCCGCATGCGCCAGACCACGCACCCGGTCGAGTTCGACATGTACTACTCGCTGTAA
- a CDS encoding rhodanese-like domain-containing protein — translation MSTNDILERARERGNGLPYAGAVTPQEAHQLIQGNPTVRLIDVRTNAERDWVGRVAIDDAQHGAVQWSTYPGGVPNPAFVQQLSAIAGKDDVLLFLCRSGVRSRHAAKLATENGFANSFDILEGFEGDKDAEGHRKSVGGWCKAGLPWVGA, via the coding sequence ATGAGCACCAACGACATTCTCGAGCGCGCCCGCGAGCGCGGCAATGGCCTGCCCTATGCTGGCGCAGTCACGCCCCAGGAAGCGCACCAGCTGATCCAGGGCAACCCGACCGTACGCCTCATCGACGTGCGCACCAATGCCGAGCGCGACTGGGTGGGACGGGTGGCGATCGATGACGCGCAGCATGGCGCCGTCCAGTGGAGCACCTATCCGGGCGGTGTACCGAACCCGGCGTTCGTCCAGCAGCTGAGCGCCATCGCCGGCAAGGACGACGTGCTGCTGTTCCTGTGCCGTTCCGGCGTGCGCTCCCGGCATGCCGCGAAGCTGGCCACCGAAAACGGCTTTGCCAACAGCTTCGATATCCTGGAAGGCTTTGAAGGCGACAAGGATGCCGAGGGGCATCGCAAGAGCGTGGGCGGGTGGTGCAAGGCGGGGCTGCCCTGGGTGGGGGCCTGA
- a CDS encoding TonB-dependent receptor plug domain-containing protein — MLRNTLPARALLAGAIASLFAGNTAAQQATSTEDNQATVVVTGTRVSNRTVLDTAAPVDVISADTIKNSGVPEITQALSVALPSLNFPRPGLADGTDTIRPATLRGLAPDQTLVLVNSKRRHAASLVNLNGTIGRGSAAVDMNTIPTGIVKNIEVLRDGASAQYGSDAIAGVVNIRLRNDRSGGEATVSYGKRITEYEFAVAPPPAGANWGTQDERERRDGGVATVSLWKGLPLGETGFLTIAAEYKDQEHTERSGYDTRQQYPLVNGGFDPREATINRFNAWYGEPEMKQSTVFANAGGQVSETLKWYGWASYQKREAESGGFFRRALQDNNTIEIYPNGFLPIIAPDVDDFSAAAGFTWTSGGWDMDSSFSYGKNKMDFTIQNTLNRSLGPSSKTEFEAGGFSYDQLTYNLSAVRQFDVGLASPLNVALGGEARREGYKLEAGEPDSWRNGGVLLASGLPTASGSQVFPGFRPSDESDSHRTAYSVFADVEATVLPSLLASFAVRGEHYSDFGSNWSGKFAGRYDFTPNFGLRGSVQNGFRAPSMQQQNFTSTSTNFINGVPFDITTFKPTDAAAIALGAKPLDAEKSTNFSLGAVTKLGRGSLTVDAFHIEIRDRIVLSENLTQANVRNYLTANGFPGVGGGRFFINGVDTTTKGVDVVLNYPWNLGAAGRFDLTVAGNYTKTSVDKVPQTAELAALSPAPVLFDRVNVLTFEQGTPKTKFTTSGTWNLGPWGATLRATRYGKILTPGTTPALDHTMSAKTLVDLEGRWKINPALSLAVGAENLFDQYPDAYPAALNTTGNAPFTNYSPFGRSGRFVYARLTYAL, encoded by the coding sequence ATGCTTCGCAATACCTTACCAGCCAGGGCGCTGCTTGCCGGCGCCATCGCCTCCCTGTTTGCCGGCAACACCGCCGCCCAGCAAGCCACTTCCACCGAAGACAACCAGGCCACCGTGGTGGTGACCGGCACGCGCGTTTCGAACCGCACCGTGCTGGACACCGCCGCGCCGGTCGACGTGATCTCGGCCGACACGATCAAGAACTCGGGCGTGCCGGAAATCACGCAAGCCCTGTCCGTTGCCTTGCCGTCGCTGAACTTCCCGCGCCCGGGCCTGGCCGATGGCACCGACACCATCCGCCCCGCGACTCTGCGCGGCCTGGCGCCGGACCAGACGCTGGTGCTGGTGAATTCGAAGCGCCGCCATGCCGCGTCGCTGGTCAACCTGAACGGCACGATCGGCCGCGGCTCGGCCGCCGTGGACATGAACACGATCCCGACCGGCATCGTGAAGAATATCGAGGTGCTGCGCGACGGCGCATCGGCGCAATACGGCTCCGATGCGATCGCGGGCGTCGTCAACATCCGCCTGCGCAACGACCGGAGCGGCGGCGAGGCCACCGTCAGTTACGGCAAGCGCATCACCGAATATGAATTCGCCGTGGCGCCGCCGCCGGCCGGCGCGAACTGGGGCACGCAGGATGAACGCGAGCGCCGCGATGGCGGTGTCGCCACCGTCAGCCTGTGGAAGGGCTTGCCGCTGGGCGAGACCGGCTTCCTGACCATCGCCGCCGAGTACAAGGACCAGGAGCACACGGAACGCAGCGGCTACGACACGCGCCAGCAATATCCGCTCGTGAACGGTGGGTTCGACCCGCGCGAGGCGACCATCAACCGCTTCAACGCCTGGTATGGCGAACCCGAGATGAAGCAGTCGACCGTGTTCGCCAATGCCGGCGGCCAGGTCAGCGAAACGCTCAAGTGGTATGGCTGGGCCAGCTACCAGAAGCGCGAGGCGGAATCGGGCGGCTTCTTCCGCCGCGCCCTGCAGGACAACAACACCATCGAGATCTACCCGAACGGTTTCCTGCCGATCATCGCGCCGGACGTGGACGATTTTTCCGCGGCGGCCGGCTTCACGTGGACGAGCGGTGGCTGGGACATGGATTCCTCGTTCAGCTACGGCAAGAACAAGATGGACTTCACCATCCAGAACACGCTGAACCGTTCGCTGGGCCCGTCCAGCAAGACCGAATTCGAGGCGGGCGGCTTCTCGTATGACCAGTTGACCTACAACCTGTCGGCCGTGCGCCAGTTCGACGTCGGCCTGGCGTCGCCGCTGAACGTGGCGCTGGGCGGCGAAGCGCGGCGCGAAGGCTACAAGCTGGAAGCGGGCGAACCGGATTCCTGGCGCAACGGCGGCGTGCTGCTCGCTTCCGGCCTGCCCACCGCATCCGGCTCGCAAGTGTTCCCGGGCTTCCGCCCGTCCGACGAATCGGACAGCCACCGCACCGCCTACAGCGTGTTCGCCGACGTCGAGGCGACCGTGCTGCCGTCGCTGCTGGCGTCGTTCGCCGTGCGCGGCGAGCATTACTCCGACTTCGGCAGCAACTGGTCTGGCAAGTTCGCCGGCCGCTACGACTTCACGCCGAACTTCGGGCTGCGCGGCTCGGTGCAGAACGGCTTCCGCGCGCCATCGATGCAGCAGCAGAACTTCACGTCCACCTCGACCAACTTCATCAACGGCGTGCCGTTCGACATCACCACGTTCAAGCCGACCGACGCCGCGGCGATCGCGCTGGGTGCCAAGCCGCTGGATGCCGAAAAGTCCACCAACTTCTCGCTGGGCGCCGTCACCAAGCTGGGCCGCGGCAGCCTGACGGTCGACGCCTTCCACATCGAGATCCGCGACCGTATCGTGCTGTCGGAAAACCTCACGCAGGCCAACGTGCGCAATTACCTGACGGCGAACGGCTTCCCCGGCGTGGGCGGCGGCCGCTTCTTCATCAACGGCGTCGACACGACCACGAAGGGTGTGGACGTGGTGCTGAACTATCCGTGGAACCTGGGCGCCGCGGGCCGCTTCGACCTGACCGTGGCCGGCAACTACACGAAGACCAGCGTGGACAAGGTGCCGCAAACGGCCGAGCTGGCCGCGCTGTCGCCGGCACCGGTGCTGTTCGACCGCGTCAACGTGCTGACCTTCGAGCAGGGCACGCCGAAGACCAAGTTCACCACCAGCGGCACGTGGAACCTGGGGCCGTGGGGCGCCACCCTGCGCGCCACGCGCTACGGCAAGATCCTGACGCCGGGCACCACGCCGGCGCTGGACCATACGATGTCCGCGAAGACGCTGGTGGACCTGGAAGGGCGGTGGAAGATCAACCCGGCGCTGTCGCTGGCCGTGGGGGCCGAAAACCTGTTCGACCAGTATCCGGACGCCTACCCGGCCGCGCTGAACACGACCGGCAACGCCCCGTTCACGAACTACTCGCCGTTCGGCCGCTCGGGCCGGTTCGTGTATGCGCGGTTGACGTACGCGCTGTAG
- a CDS encoding TAXI family TRAP transporter solute-binding subunit — protein sequence MNRLKKFTSFSLRDLVASAGPTILGIAAVCIAAYLIVDPAPPRKVTLGTGQDNSAYDVFGKKYQELLKKEGIAVTPQGSHGSRDNLKLLKEGKVDIAFMQSGTTDEAAPEREGLVSLGSLFTEPVWLFLRAKEGAPPLAQLTQLRGLKINIGARGSGTPRLVRQILAVNGVEREELQTTQLDNTPATVELLEGRIDGLVFAAAPDDPLIQMLLQTPGIYLFDFAQAEAYTRRLPFLTHVTLPRGIVDLGRDLPARDYHLIAPTATLVAREDLHPALVELFVQAAARIHGGAGWFQQQGQFPSAKYTEIPVADEAAKFYKDGAPFLQRYMSFWLANFLDRMWVLLLALSALILPLSKIVPPLYVWRVRSRIYRWYGQLRTVEGAIEDAVEVAPEERGPIYAEQLVRLNEIEERVNHLSIPLSFADDLYGLRSHVHFVRQRIEGLMGTAAPAP from the coding sequence ATGAACCGCCTGAAGAAGTTCACCAGCTTTTCGCTGCGCGACCTGGTCGCTTCGGCCGGCCCCACCATCCTCGGCATTGCCGCCGTCTGCATCGCCGCCTACCTGATCGTGGATCCGGCGCCGCCGCGCAAGGTCACGCTGGGCACCGGCCAGGACAACAGCGCGTATGACGTGTTCGGCAAGAAGTACCAGGAGCTGCTGAAAAAGGAAGGCATCGCCGTCACGCCGCAAGGCTCGCACGGGTCGCGCGACAACCTCAAGCTGCTGAAGGAAGGGAAGGTCGACATCGCCTTCATGCAAAGCGGCACGACCGACGAGGCGGCGCCGGAACGCGAAGGCCTGGTGTCGCTGGGCAGCCTGTTCACGGAACCGGTCTGGCTGTTCCTGCGTGCGAAGGAGGGCGCGCCGCCGCTTGCGCAGCTGACCCAGTTGCGCGGCCTGAAGATCAACATCGGCGCGCGCGGCAGCGGCACGCCGCGCCTGGTGCGGCAGATCCTGGCCGTGAACGGCGTCGAGCGCGAAGAACTGCAGACCACGCAGCTCGACAACACGCCGGCCACGGTGGAATTGCTGGAAGGGCGCATCGATGGCCTGGTGTTCGCCGCCGCGCCGGACGACCCGCTGATCCAGATGCTGTTGCAGACGCCCGGCATCTACCTGTTCGACTTTGCCCAGGCCGAGGCCTACACGCGCCGCCTGCCGTTCCTCACGCACGTGACCCTGCCGCGCGGCATCGTGGACCTGGGCCGCGACCTGCCGGCGCGCGATTACCACCTGATCGCGCCGACCGCGACCCTGGTCGCGCGCGAAGACCTGCATCCGGCGCTGGTCGAACTGTTCGTGCAGGCCGCGGCCAGGATCCACGGCGGCGCCGGCTGGTTCCAGCAGCAGGGGCAGTTCCCGTCCGCGAAGTACACGGAAATCCCCGTGGCGGACGAAGCAGCCAAGTTCTACAAGGATGGCGCGCCATTCCTGCAGCGCTACATGAGCTTCTGGCTGGCGAACTTCCTCGACCGGATGTGGGTGCTGCTGCTGGCGCTGTCCGCGCTGATCCTGCCGCTGTCGAAGATCGTGCCGCCGCTGTACGTGTGGCGCGTGCGTTCGCGCATCTACCGCTGGTACGGGCAGCTGCGCACCGTGGAGGGGGCGATCGAGGATGCGGTGGAAGTAGCGCCGGAAGAGCGGGGGCCGATCTATGCGGAGCAGCTGGTGCGCCTGAACGAGATCGAGGAACGCGTCAACCACCTGTCGATCCCGCTGTCGTTCGCCGACGACCTGTATGGCTTGCGCAGCCACGTGCATTTCGTGCGGCAACGGATCGAAGGCCTGATGGGCACCGCGGCACCGGCCCCGTAA
- a CDS encoding transglycosylase domain-containing protein, with protein sequence MSSQYDQERQGLDDEQTATPPPSEPKSRRSRNAFILLMLVLLSLVIWWMVHESRTSTMQAKYFTGVVKQLSYKVEPGPSNAIRFPQDSPYDERLGYANIPDYLARLKQRDYQVLAQSRFSPKMVQLADMGVFTTFREKTRTGLTIYDCRAQPLFSASYPERIYPGFDQTPAALVHSLLFIENRELLDNTYPKRNPAVEWDRLSKAILEKSASAVGLASSRAAGGSTLATQIEKYRHSPEGRTGSMKDKLQQMVSATLRAYQQGEDTTAVRRQIVTDYLNTVPLSAKPGYGEVNGIGDGMWVWYGRDFNEVNRLLAGRMDQPGSALVFKEALSLLIAQRRPSYYLGDGDQDLETLANSHLRLLAQVGIITPSLRDAALKERLRPAKGNGLQAAPPVSYVTKKAANTVRVHLANLLGDNRMYNLDRLDLSVVSTLDADAQRAVAAMLRDLKDATVAQAAGLTGKGMLGNGDPANVVYSFTLLERGDKVNYLRVQTDNYDQPLDINEGAKLDLGSTAKLRTLVTYLDIMDQLFKKYGAMSADELGKVQFDPKDRLTAWAIEWLSITPQDKRDLTAMLNAAMERTYSGNPGEGFFTGGGLHYFGNFSKEDNGRILTVREGLRRSTNLLFVRLMRDVVKYYMFQMPGSSASLLADADDPRRAEYLARFADKEGKEFLYRFYAKYKGKPKSELDKILVDSIRPTPLRLANIHRTLFPKASLGEFAMFVNGNLLEQNEVPQERLEKMFEQYAMDKWSLADRGYLANVHPLELWLVAYLRQHEGATLSQVVAASDKERQEVYQWLFKTHRKHAQDRRIAGLLEMEAFIGIHNQWKKMGYPFGSLVPSYATTLGASADRPAALAEMMGIIVNGGVRKPTQRIESLHFAAGTPYDTKVARAEKVAAERVLAPEVARVVADEIRGVVSDGTAKRAKTAFVAADGTNLPVGGKTGTGDQRFDVYAGGGRLIESRYVNRSATFVFNIGERFFGSMTAYVRGPESKNYDFTSALPVQLLTVLAPSLMPLIEPNQAALPANSSVAAAAAALGAPVKACGG encoded by the coding sequence ATGTCTTCCCAATACGATCAAGAAAGGCAAGGCCTGGACGACGAACAGACGGCCACGCCGCCGCCGTCCGAGCCCAAAAGCCGTCGCTCCCGTAACGCATTCATCCTGCTGATGCTGGTATTGCTGTCGCTGGTCATCTGGTGGATGGTCCACGAATCGCGCACCTCGACGATGCAGGCGAAATACTTCACCGGCGTCGTCAAGCAGCTCAGTTACAAGGTCGAGCCAGGTCCCAGCAATGCGATCCGCTTCCCGCAGGACAGCCCGTATGACGAGCGGCTCGGCTATGCCAACATCCCGGACTACCTGGCACGCCTGAAGCAGCGCGACTACCAGGTGCTGGCGCAATCGCGCTTCTCGCCGAAGATGGTGCAGCTGGCCGACATGGGAGTGTTCACCACGTTCCGTGAAAAGACCCGCACCGGCCTGACGATCTACGATTGCCGCGCCCAGCCGCTGTTCTCGGCCAGCTACCCGGAACGCATCTACCCGGGCTTCGACCAGACCCCGGCGGCACTGGTGCACAGCCTGCTGTTCATCGAGAACCGCGAGCTGCTGGACAACACTTACCCGAAACGCAATCCCGCCGTGGAATGGGATCGCCTGTCGAAAGCGATCCTGGAAAAATCGGCCAGCGCCGTGGGCCTGGCCAGCAGCCGCGCCGCCGGCGGCAGCACGCTGGCCACGCAGATCGAGAAATACCGCCATTCGCCGGAAGGGCGCACCGGTTCGATGAAGGACAAGCTGCAGCAGATGGTGTCGGCCACGCTGCGCGCCTACCAGCAGGGCGAGGACACGACCGCGGTGCGCCGCCAGATCGTGACCGATTACCTGAACACGGTGCCGCTGTCGGCCAAGCCCGGTTATGGCGAGGTGAACGGCATCGGCGACGGCATGTGGGTCTGGTATGGCCGCGACTTCAACGAAGTGAACCGCCTGCTGGCCGGCCGCATGGACCAGCCGGGCAGCGCGCTCGTGTTCAAGGAAGCGCTGTCGCTGCTGATCGCGCAGCGCCGCCCCAGCTACTACCTGGGCGACGGCGACCAGGACCTGGAAACCCTGGCCAACAGCCACCTGCGCCTGCTGGCGCAAGTGGGCATCATCACGCCGTCGCTGCGCGATGCCGCGCTGAAGGAACGGCTGCGCCCGGCCAAGGGCAACGGCCTGCAGGCCGCGCCGCCGGTCAGCTACGTGACGAAGAAGGCCGCCAACACGGTGCGCGTGCACCTGGCCAACCTGCTGGGCGACAACCGCATGTACAACCTCGACCGGCTGGACCTGTCGGTGGTCAGCACGCTGGACGCGGACGCCCAGCGCGCCGTGGCCGCCATGCTGCGCGACCTGAAGGATGCCACCGTGGCCCAGGCCGCCGGCCTGACCGGCAAGGGCATGCTGGGCAACGGCGACCCGGCCAACGTCGTGTACAGCTTCACGCTGCTCGAGCGCGGCGACAAGGTCAACTACCTGCGCGTGCAGACGGATAACTACGACCAGCCGCTGGACATCAACGAAGGCGCCAAGCTGGACCTGGGTTCCACGGCGAAGCTGCGCACGCTGGTCACCTACCTCGACATCATGGACCAGCTGTTCAAGAAATACGGCGCCATGAGCGCCGATGAACTGGGCAAGGTGCAGTTCGATCCGAAAGACCGGCTGACCGCGTGGGCCATCGAGTGGCTGTCGATCACGCCGCAGGACAAGCGCGACCTGACGGCGATGCTGAACGCGGCGATGGAGCGCACCTATTCCGGCAATCCGGGCGAGGGCTTCTTCACCGGCGGCGGCCTGCATTACTTCGGCAACTTCTCGAAGGAAGACAACGGCCGCATCCTGACCGTGCGCGAAGGCCTGCGCCGCTCGACCAACCTGCTGTTCGTGCGGCTGATGCGCGACGTGGTCAAGTACTACATGTTCCAGATGCCCGGTTCGTCCGCCAGCCTGCTGGCCGACGCCGACGATCCGCGCCGTGCCGAGTACCTGGCCCGCTTCGCCGACAAGGAAGGCAAGGAATTCCTGTACCGCTTCTACGCGAAATACAAGGGCAAGCCGAAGTCGGAGCTCGACAAGATCCTGGTCGACAGCATCCGCCCCACGCCGCTGCGCCTGGCCAACATCCACCGCACGCTGTTCCCCAAGGCTTCGCTGGGCGAGTTCGCCATGTTCGTCAACGGCAACCTGCTCGAACAGAACGAAGTGCCGCAGGAGCGGCTCGAGAAGATGTTCGAGCAGTACGCGATGGACAAGTGGAGCCTGGCCGACCGCGGCTACCTGGCCAACGTGCACCCGCTGGAACTGTGGCTGGTGGCTTACCTGCGCCAGCACGAAGGCGCCACGCTGTCGCAGGTGGTGGCGGCCTCCGACAAGGAGCGCCAGGAAGTCTACCAGTGGCTGTTCAAGACGCACCGCAAGCACGCGCAGGACCGCCGCATCGCTGGTCTGCTGGAAATGGAAGCCTTCATCGGCATCCACAACCAGTGGAAGAAGATGGGTTATCCATTCGGCTCGCTGGTGCCGTCGTATGCGACCACGCTGGGCGCCTCGGCCGACCGGCCTGCCGCGCTGGCGGAGATGATGGGCATTATCGTCAACGGCGGCGTGCGCAAGCCTACCCAGCGCATCGAGTCGCTGCACTTCGCCGCCGGCACGCCGTACGACACGAAAGTGGCGCGCGCCGAGAAGGTGGCCGCGGAACGGGTGCTGGCGCCGGAAGTGGCGCGCGTGGTGGCCGATGAAATCCGCGGCGTGGTGTCGGACGGTACCGCGAAGCGCGCGAAGACCGCCTTCGTGGCGGCCGACGGCACCAACCTCCCGGTCGGCGGCAAGACCGGTACCGGCGACCAGCGCTTCGACGTGTATGCCGGCGGCGGCCGCCTGATCGAATCGCGCTACGTGAACCGCTCGGCCACGTTCGTGTTCAATATCGGCGAGCGCTTCTTCGGCAGCATGACCGCCTACGTGCGCGGCCCGGAATCGAAGAACTACGACTTCACCAGCGCGCTGCCGGTGCAGCTGCTGACGGTGCTGGCGCCCAGCCTGATGCCGCTGATCGAGCCGAACCAGGCTGCGCTGCCCGCCAATTCCTCCGTGGCGGCTGCCGCTGCCGCGCTGGGCGCGCCCGTCAAGGCCTGCGGCGGGTGA
- a CDS encoding competence/damage-inducible protein A → MSNKVTTIGLIVIGDEILSGKRVDAHLPKVVQLLAARGLQLGWAEYIGDEPERITATLKRTFATDDIVFSTGGIGATPDDHTRQAAAAALGRPLVLHPQGAENIRQRVRQVAQEEGREVDLEAPENLQRLKMAEFAEGAELIPNPYNNVAGFALGTHYFVPGFPVMAWPMIEWVLDTHHAHLFNQQARAEQAVLVFDGAEAALTPLMEEIEATWPGIKVFSLPSVGDARTRRHIELGVKGDPAQVAAAFVRLCAGLDAQGAEYQRIP, encoded by the coding sequence ATGAGCAACAAGGTCACCACCATCGGCCTGATCGTGATCGGCGATGAAATCCTGTCGGGCAAGCGCGTCGATGCGCACCTGCCGAAAGTCGTGCAGCTGCTGGCCGCGCGCGGCCTGCAACTGGGCTGGGCCGAGTACATCGGCGATGAGCCGGAGCGCATCACGGCCACGCTGAAACGCACCTTTGCCACGGATGACATCGTGTTCTCCACCGGCGGCATCGGCGCCACGCCGGACGACCATACGCGCCAGGCCGCCGCGGCCGCGCTGGGCCGACCGCTGGTGCTGCATCCGCAGGGCGCCGAGAACATCCGCCAGCGCGTGCGGCAGGTGGCGCAGGAAGAAGGGCGCGAGGTGGACCTGGAGGCGCCGGAGAACCTGCAGCGGCTGAAGATGGCCGAATTCGCCGAGGGCGCGGAACTGATCCCGAACCCGTACAACAACGTGGCCGGCTTCGCGCTCGGTACCCATTATTTCGTGCCGGGCTTTCCCGTGATGGCCTGGCCGATGATCGAATGGGTGCTCGATACGCACCATGCGCACCTGTTCAACCAGCAGGCGCGTGCCGAGCAGGCGGTGCTCGTGTTCGACGGCGCCGAGGCGGCGCTTACGCCGCTGATGGAAGAGATCGAAGCCACCTGGCCTGGCATCAAGGTGTTCAGCCTGCCCAGCGTGGGCGATGCGCGCACGCGGCGGCACATCGAACTCGGTGTGAAGGGCGATCCGGCGCAGGTGGCGGCCGCCTTCGTGCGGCTGTGCGCGGGGCTCGATGCGCAAGGCGCCGAGTACCAGCGCATCCCGTGA
- a CDS encoding EI24 domain-containing protein, with protein sequence MRGVLNAYGRAVLSQLHGRMLILSAVPFLLSLVVWGVVLYFTLQPLVNWIESHFFRLELYTYSTPWLETIGMTFLKTVIPVLVSLLLLLPLMILTALVFIGVAAMPAIVKHVGDRHFPHLERKQGGSLVKGVGKAIALFLVFIVVWLCLLPLYVVPPLAVVASALLWGWLTSRVMSYDALSEHASAEEIEIIQREKKWPLLAIGVASGAAGSLPAIAWIGGAVAMMALLPLLLAAALWLYVLVFIFTGLWFEYYCLEALSQLRARSAPTAPTENLEQI encoded by the coding sequence ATGCGCGGCGTCCTGAATGCCTATGGCCGCGCGGTATTGTCGCAACTGCATGGCCGCATGCTGATCCTGTCCGCGGTGCCGTTCCTGCTCTCCCTCGTCGTATGGGGTGTGGTGCTGTACTTCACGCTGCAGCCGCTGGTGAACTGGATAGAAAGCCATTTCTTCCGGCTCGAGCTGTACACGTATTCGACCCCGTGGCTGGAAACCATCGGCATGACGTTCCTGAAGACCGTGATTCCGGTGCTGGTTTCCCTGCTGCTGCTGTTGCCGCTGATGATCCTCACGGCGCTGGTGTTCATCGGCGTGGCGGCGATGCCGGCGATCGTGAAGCACGTGGGCGACCGCCATTTCCCGCACCTGGAGAGGAAGCAGGGCGGCAGCCTGGTGAAAGGCGTCGGCAAGGCGATCGCGCTGTTCCTCGTGTTTATCGTGGTCTGGCTTTGCCTGCTGCCGCTGTATGTGGTGCCGCCGCTGGCGGTGGTGGCGTCGGCGCTGCTGTGGGGCTGGCTCACGTCGCGCGTGATGAGCTACGACGCGCTGTCCGAACATGCCAGCGCCGAGGAGATCGAGATCATCCAGCGCGAAAAGAAATGGCCGCTTCTGGCGATCGGCGTGGCCTCCGGCGCGGCCGGTTCGCTGCCGGCGATCGCGTGGATCGGCGGCGCCGTGGCGATGATGGCCCTGCTGCCCTTGCTGCTGGCCGCGGCCCTGTGGCTGTATGTGCTGGTCTTCATCTTCACCGGCTTGTGGTTTGAATATTATTGCCTGGAAGCGCTATCGCAGCTGCGTGCCCGCAGCGCCCCCACCGCCCCCACCGAAAACCTGGAGCAGATATGA
- a CDS encoding FKBP-type peptidyl-prolyl cis-trans isomerase translates to MSITTTPSGLQYDEIQVGDGAEAKAGQNVTVHYTGWLQNADGSKGAKFDSSKDRNDPFEFALGAGMVIRGWDEGVQGMKVGGTRQLIIPADLGYGARGAGGVIPPNATLIFDVELLGV, encoded by the coding sequence ATGTCCATCACCACCACCCCATCCGGCCTGCAGTACGACGAAATCCAGGTCGGCGACGGCGCCGAGGCGAAAGCAGGCCAGAATGTCACCGTGCACTACACCGGCTGGCTGCAGAACGCCGACGGCAGCAAGGGCGCGAAATTCGATTCCAGCAAGGACCGCAACGACCCGTTCGAATTCGCACTGGGCGCCGGCATGGTCATCCGCGGTTGGGACGAAGGCGTGCAGGGCATGAAAGTGGGCGGCACCCGCCAGCTGATCATCCCGGCCGACCTGGGCTACGGCGCGCGCGGCGCGGGCGGTGTGATCCCGCCGAACGCCACGCTGATCTTCGACGTAGAACTGCTGGGCGTGTGA